In the genome of Xanthomonas translucens pv. cerealis, one region contains:
- a CDS encoding ABC transporter permease has product MNLHAIAAIYRFEMARTFRTLTQSIASPVLSTSLYFVVFGAAIGSRMGAIDGISYGAYIIPGLVMLSLLNESVSNASFGIYMPRWAGTIYEVLSAPVAWWEVVIGYVGAAASKSVLLGLLILLTARAFVPYEIAHPLWMFGFLVLTALTFSLFGFIIGIWADGFEKLQVIPLMVVTPLTFLGGSFYSISMLPPLWQKISWFNPVVYLVSGFRWAFFGKADVHIAVSAGMTGVFLALCLSVVWAIFRSGYRLKS; this is encoded by the coding sequence ATGAACCTGCATGCGATCGCCGCGATCTACCGTTTCGAGATGGCGCGCACTTTCCGCACGCTCACCCAGTCGATCGCCTCACCGGTGCTGTCGACCTCGCTGTACTTCGTGGTGTTCGGCGCGGCGATCGGCTCGCGCATGGGCGCCATCGACGGGATCAGCTATGGCGCCTACATCATCCCCGGGTTGGTGATGCTGTCGCTGCTCAACGAGAGCGTTTCCAACGCCTCGTTCGGCATCTACATGCCGCGCTGGGCCGGCACCATCTACGAGGTGCTGTCGGCGCCGGTGGCGTGGTGGGAGGTGGTGATCGGTTATGTCGGCGCGGCGGCGAGCAAGTCGGTGCTGCTGGGCCTGCTGATCCTGCTCACCGCGCGCGCGTTCGTGCCGTACGAGATCGCCCATCCGCTGTGGATGTTCGGCTTCCTGGTGCTGACCGCGCTGACCTTCAGCCTGTTCGGTTTCATCATCGGCATCTGGGCCGACGGCTTCGAGAAGCTGCAGGTGATCCCGCTGATGGTGGTGACCCCGCTGACCTTCCTCGGCGGCAGCTTCTACTCGATCAGCATGCTGCCGCCGCTGTGGCAGAAGATCAGCTGGTTCAACCCGGTGGTGTACCTGGTCAGCGGCTTCCGCTGGGCGTTCTTCGGCAAGGCCGACGTGCACATCGCGGTCAGCGCGGGCATGACCGGGGTGTTCCTGGCGTTGTGCCTGAGCGTGGTCTGGGCGATCTTCCGCAGCGGCTACCGGCTCAAGTCCTGA
- a CDS encoding class I SAM-dependent methyltransferase yields the protein MLTIQELNRFLDDPAVSDNVTQVWNLIGQHFEQAQASLPPDQAMPRRELSFHDHVRLLGYLCMLLEGIPGDLVEIGVWKGKSLVLMNELSNRQRRVIGLDPFALPNQFEEFNHYRELLLPNAQFIRGYSEFCAQHFYNMKPEVALLHIDGGHTGRNVLLDFLLYGPSVISGGFVVFDDYGDHKYSPEVGPAVDLLRATGYFNGFHVLGCAHGFENSYVLQRL from the coding sequence ATGCTTACTATCCAAGAACTCAACCGCTTCCTCGACGACCCGGCGGTAAGCGACAACGTCACCCAGGTCTGGAACCTGATCGGCCAGCATTTCGAGCAGGCCCAGGCGAGCCTGCCGCCCGACCAGGCGATGCCGCGGCGCGAACTGTCGTTCCACGATCATGTGCGGCTGTTGGGCTATCTGTGCATGCTGCTGGAGGGAATTCCCGGCGACCTGGTGGAGATCGGTGTGTGGAAGGGCAAATCGCTGGTGCTGATGAACGAGCTCAGCAATCGCCAGCGCCGGGTGATCGGCCTGGATCCGTTCGCCTTGCCGAACCAGTTCGAGGAATTCAACCACTATCGCGAGCTGCTGCTGCCCAATGCGCAGTTCATCCGTGGCTACTCGGAGTTCTGCGCCCAGCACTTCTACAACATGAAGCCGGAAGTGGCCTTGCTGCATATCGACGGCGGCCACACCGGACGCAACGTGTTGCTCGATTTCCTGCTGTACGGACCCAGCGTGATCAGCGGCGGGTTCGTGGTGTTCGACGATTACGGCGACCACAAGTACTCGCCGGAAGTCGGCCCGGCGGTCGATCTGCTCCGCGCCACCGGCTACTTCAACGGTTTCCATGTGCTGGGCTGCGCGCATGGCTTCGAGAACAGCTATGTGCTGCAGCGCCTGTGA
- a CDS encoding Na+/H+ antiporter, translated as MHSIEVVLAMLLAVVASGYLVRVLPFSLPLPLVQIGLGAVIAGVFKKGYALEPELFFLLFLPPLLFLDGWRIPKQGLFRDKGAILELALGLVVFTVVGAGFLIHWMIPAMPLAVAFALAAVVSPTDPIAVSSIAARAPIPKRLMHILEGESLLNDASGLVCFQFAVAAAMTGTFSLAAASLTFLWVALVGVAAGIGVTLGASLAQRWIWRQVGEEPGAAILVNLLLPFAAYLLAEAINASGILAAVAAGISMSYVELSGRAPGSMRVQRSAVWDMVQFTLNGIMFVLLGEQLPGIVQGAVHNIDEAGHLNPWWLLCYALAIYLGLLLLRFVWVWLSLRWNLLKARRRGEERRSPPSRIIVATSLAGVRGAITLAGVLTLPLALPTGAAFPARDLVIFLASAVIVTSLLVASVALPRLLRGLELPEEPSDRLEEDLARRESSRAALVAVEKLRQRLVHDSEHADLYNEAAIRVSALYQRHLDHGEAMESDPEEARRLDDVLRQLRHAGLQAERQELFKLTRQRKISDEIARRLIRNLDLLEARRKS; from the coding sequence ATGCATTCGATCGAAGTGGTGTTGGCGATGTTGCTGGCGGTGGTGGCCAGCGGCTATCTGGTCCGCGTATTGCCGTTTTCGCTGCCGTTGCCGCTGGTGCAGATCGGCCTGGGCGCGGTCATCGCCGGGGTGTTCAAGAAGGGCTACGCGCTGGAGCCGGAGCTGTTCTTCCTGCTGTTCCTGCCGCCGCTGCTGTTCCTGGACGGCTGGCGCATCCCCAAGCAGGGCCTGTTCCGCGACAAGGGCGCCATCCTGGAACTGGCGCTGGGCCTGGTGGTGTTCACCGTGGTCGGCGCCGGCTTCCTGATCCACTGGATGATCCCGGCGATGCCGCTGGCGGTGGCGTTCGCGCTGGCCGCAGTGGTGTCGCCGACCGATCCGATCGCGGTGTCCTCGATCGCGGCACGGGCGCCGATCCCGAAGCGGCTGATGCACATCCTGGAGGGCGAATCGCTGCTCAACGACGCATCCGGCCTGGTCTGCTTCCAGTTCGCGGTGGCCGCCGCGATGACCGGCACGTTCTCGCTGGCCGCCGCCTCGCTGACCTTCCTGTGGGTGGCGCTGGTCGGCGTCGCCGCCGGCATCGGCGTGACCCTGGGCGCGAGCCTGGCGCAGCGCTGGATCTGGCGCCAGGTCGGCGAGGAGCCGGGCGCGGCGATCCTGGTCAACCTGCTGCTGCCGTTCGCCGCTTACCTGCTGGCCGAGGCGATCAACGCCTCCGGCATCCTTGCCGCGGTCGCCGCCGGCATCAGCATGAGCTACGTGGAGCTGAGCGGCCGCGCCCCTGGCAGCATGCGCGTGCAGCGCTCGGCGGTGTGGGACATGGTCCAGTTCACCCTCAACGGCATCATGTTCGTGCTGCTCGGCGAGCAGTTGCCGGGGATCGTGCAGGGCGCGGTGCACAACATCGACGAGGCCGGGCACCTCAATCCGTGGTGGCTGCTGTGCTACGCGCTGGCGATCTACCTCGGCCTGCTGCTGCTGCGCTTCGTCTGGGTGTGGCTGTCGCTGCGCTGGAATCTGCTCAAGGCGCGGCGCCGTGGCGAGGAACGGCGCAGTCCGCCGTCGCGGATCATCGTGGCCACCTCGCTGGCCGGCGTGCGCGGCGCCATCACCCTGGCCGGCGTGCTGACCCTGCCGCTGGCGCTGCCGACCGGCGCCGCGTTCCCGGCGCGCGACCTGGTGATCTTCCTGGCCAGCGCGGTGATCGTCACCTCGCTGCTGGTCGCCAGCGTGGCGCTGCCGCGGCTGCTGCGCGGCCTTGAACTGCCGGAGGAACCCAGCGACCGCCTCGAGGAAGACCTGGCGCGGCGCGAATCCTCGCGCGCGGCGCTGGTGGCGGTGGAGAAGCTGCGCCAGCGGCTGGTGCATGACAGCGAACACGCCGATCTCTACAACGAGGCGGCGATCCGGGTCAGCGCCCTGTACCAGCGCCACCTCGACCACGGCGAGGCGATGGAGAGCGATCCGGAAGAGGCGCGGCGGCTGGACGACGTGCTGCGCCAGCTGCGTCACGCCGGCCTGCAGGCCGAACGCCAGGAACTGTTCAAGCTGACCCGCCAGCGCAAGATTTCCGACGAGATCGCGCGCCGGCTGATCCGTAATCTGGATTTGCTGGAGGCTAGGCGAAAGAGTTGA
- a CDS encoding UdgX family uracil-DNA binding protein (This protein belongs to the uracil DNA glycosylase superfamily, members of which act in excision repair of DNA. However, it belongs more specifically to UdgX branch, whose founding member was found to bind uracil in DNA (where it does not belong), without cleaving it, appears to promote DNA repair by a pathway involving RecA, rather than base excision.): protein MFRAEVVPPWCLEAWRAAARAAWCAQVAPESLVWEGGAQGGLLAGTDVAALPATVAAPRVSAEFLALAGAVLCHRDPQRHAVLYRLLWRIASGERALLQRVTDADVHRAQQWAQAVRRDSHKMKAFVRFREVPGEEETFVAWFEPEHCIVDRVAPFFARRFAGMRWAILTPYRSVRWDGAALQFGAGAQRADAPADDAQDALWRTYYANIFNPARLNPDMMRQEMPQKYWKNLPETQLLPGLIREAGQRVREMAERAPAPVRRRIPAAPPPAVVATDGSLGALRAAALECRRCPLWQPATQTVFGEGPHDAALMVVGEQPGDEEDLSGRPFVGPAGRLFDRALHELGIARAGLYVTNAVKHFRFEQRGKARLHRNPDRAHVEACRFWLAGELARVRPRVVLCLGATAARAVLGNDFALMAQRGQWQTLADGSRALATVHPSWVLRQRGGDAGEAAYRGFVDDLRELAQATHIPRSADARPGR from the coding sequence GTGTTTCGGGCTGAGGTGGTGCCGCCATGGTGTCTGGAGGCGTGGCGGGCGGCGGCGCGGGCGGCGTGGTGTGCGCAGGTGGCGCCGGAGTCGCTGGTCTGGGAAGGGGGTGCGCAGGGCGGGTTGCTGGCCGGGACCGATGTGGCGGCGTTGCCGGCGACGGTGGCGGCGCCGCGGGTTTCCGCCGAATTTCTGGCCTTGGCCGGGGCGGTGTTGTGCCATCGCGATCCGCAGCGGCATGCCGTGCTGTATCGGTTGTTGTGGCGGATCGCATCGGGCGAGCGGGCGCTGTTGCAGCGGGTCACCGATGCCGATGTGCATCGGGCGCAGCAGTGGGCGCAGGCGGTGCGCCGCGATAGCCACAAGATGAAGGCGTTCGTGCGCTTTCGCGAGGTGCCTGGTGAGGAGGAGACGTTTGTGGCCTGGTTCGAGCCGGAACATTGCATCGTCGATCGCGTCGCGCCGTTCTTCGCGCGCCGTTTCGCCGGCATGCGTTGGGCGATCCTGACCCCGTACCGCAGTGTGCGCTGGGATGGCGCGGCGCTGCAGTTCGGCGCCGGCGCGCAGCGCGCCGATGCGCCGGCCGACGATGCGCAGGATGCGTTGTGGCGCACCTACTACGCCAACATCTTCAATCCGGCGCGGCTCAATCCGGACATGATGCGCCAGGAGATGCCGCAGAAATACTGGAAGAACCTGCCGGAAACGCAGTTGCTGCCGGGCCTGATCCGCGAGGCTGGGCAGCGCGTGCGCGAGATGGCCGAGCGTGCGCCGGCGCCGGTGCGCCGGCGCATTCCCGCAGCGCCGCCGCCGGCCGTGGTCGCAACCGACGGCAGCCTCGGGGCGCTGCGCGCGGCGGCGCTTGAGTGCCGGCGCTGTCCGCTGTGGCAACCGGCCACGCAGACGGTGTTCGGCGAGGGGCCGCACGACGCGGCGCTGATGGTGGTGGGCGAGCAGCCCGGCGACGAGGAAGACCTGAGCGGGCGGCCGTTCGTCGGTCCGGCCGGGCGCCTGTTCGATCGCGCGCTGCACGAACTCGGCATCGCCCGCGCCGGGCTGTACGTGACCAATGCGGTCAAGCATTTCCGCTTCGAGCAGCGCGGCAAGGCGCGGCTGCATCGCAATCCCGACCGGGCCCATGTCGAGGCATGCCGCTTCTGGCTGGCTGGCGAGCTGGCGCGGGTACGGCCGCGCGTGGTGCTGTGCCTGGGCGCTACCGCGGCGCGCGCGGTGCTCGGCAACGACTTTGCGTTGATGGCGCAGCGCGGGCAGTGGCAGACGCTGGCCGACGGCAGCCGCGCGCTGGCCACGGTGCATCCGTCGTGGGTACTGCGCCAGCGCGGCGGCGATGCCGGCGAGGCGGCCTATCGCGGGTTCGTGGACGACCTGCGCGAGCTGGCCCAGGCCACGCACATCCCGCGCAGCGCGGATGCGCGACCTGGCCGCTGA
- a CDS encoding ABC transporter ATP-binding protein: MSPIISIQQLTKTYAGGFQALKGIDLDIQRGEIFALLGSNGAGKTTLISVVCGLVNPSSGTVLADGHDIVRDYRAARARIGLVPQELATDAFETVWATLRFSRGLFGKPKNPAYLEQVLRELSLWDKRDNKISTLSGGMKRRVLIAKALAHEPSILFLDEPTAGVDVELRHDMWQMVRRLREQGTTIILTTHYIEEAEDMADRVGVINRGELVLVEDKRTLMRKLGRKQLALTLQAPLPALPAALAAQPLELSADGTVLTYTYDVQAEQTGIGSLLRQLEEQGVEIKDLHSSESSLEEIFVNLVRPAVAGAQVRA; the protein is encoded by the coding sequence GTGTCCCCCATCATCTCCATCCAGCAGCTCACCAAGACCTACGCTGGCGGCTTCCAGGCGCTGAAGGGCATCGACCTGGACATCCAGCGCGGCGAGATCTTCGCCTTGCTCGGTTCCAACGGCGCCGGCAAGACCACGCTGATCAGCGTGGTTTGCGGCCTGGTCAATCCCAGCTCTGGCACGGTGCTGGCCGACGGCCATGACATCGTGCGCGACTACCGCGCCGCGCGCGCCAGGATCGGGCTGGTGCCGCAGGAACTGGCCACCGATGCGTTCGAGACGGTATGGGCGACACTGCGCTTCAGCCGCGGCCTGTTCGGCAAGCCGAAAAATCCGGCCTACCTGGAGCAGGTGCTGCGCGAGCTGTCGCTGTGGGACAAGCGCGACAACAAGATCTCCACCCTGTCCGGCGGCATGAAGCGACGCGTGCTGATCGCCAAGGCGCTGGCGCACGAGCCGAGCATCCTGTTCCTGGACGAACCCACTGCCGGCGTGGATGTGGAGCTGCGCCACGACATGTGGCAGATGGTGCGGCGCCTGCGCGAGCAGGGCACCACCATCATCCTGACCACGCACTACATCGAGGAGGCCGAGGACATGGCCGACCGGGTCGGGGTGATCAACCGCGGCGAGCTGGTGCTGGTGGAGGACAAGCGCACGCTGATGCGCAAGCTCGGCAGGAAGCAGCTGGCGCTGACCCTGCAGGCGCCGCTGCCGGCGTTGCCCGCGGCACTGGCGGCGCAGCCGCTGGAACTGTCCGCCGACGGCACCGTGCTGACCTATACCTACGACGTGCAAGCCGAACAGACCGGCATCGGCAGCCTGCTGCGGCAACTTGAGGAACAGGGCGTGGAGATCAAGGACCTGCATTCCAGCGAAAGCTCGCTGGAGGAGATCTTCGTCAACCTGGTGCGCCCGGCCGTCGCCGGCGCGCAGGTGCGCGCATGA
- a CDS encoding flavodoxin family protein, giving the protein MSKIAIVYFSGYGHTVKQAEAVHAGAASVGAATLYRIDEDGNLPESAWEAIGQADAIVYGSPTYMGGPAWQFKKFADASSKPWFTQAWKDKVAAGFTNSASINGDKFSTIEYFWTLSQQHGQVWVGTGLLPANTKAHGPADVNWTAGSGGALAISPSDASPEEAPRAGDLETARLLGKRVAEYAARLKG; this is encoded by the coding sequence ATGAGCAAGATCGCCATCGTCTATTTCAGCGGCTACGGCCACACCGTCAAGCAGGCCGAGGCGGTGCACGCCGGCGCCGCCAGCGTCGGCGCCGCCACGCTGTACCGTATCGATGAGGACGGCAACCTGCCGGAGAGCGCCTGGGAGGCCATCGGCCAGGCCGATGCGATCGTCTACGGCAGCCCCACCTACATGGGCGGCCCGGCCTGGCAGTTCAAGAAGTTCGCCGACGCCAGCTCCAAGCCGTGGTTCACGCAAGCGTGGAAGGACAAGGTGGCCGCCGGTTTCACCAACTCGGCTTCGATCAACGGCGACAAGTTCTCCACCATCGAATACTTCTGGACCCTGTCGCAGCAGCACGGCCAGGTCTGGGTCGGCACCGGCCTGCTGCCGGCCAACACCAAGGCGCACGGCCCGGCCGACGTGAACTGGACCGCCGGCTCCGGCGGCGCGCTGGCGATCTCGCCGTCGGACGCCTCGCCGGAAGAAGCGCCGCGCGCCGGCGACCTGGAAACCGCCAGGCTGCTCGGCAAGCGCGTAGCCGAATACGCGGCCAGGCTGAAAGGCTGA
- a CDS encoding LysR family transcriptional regulator translates to MDTLEAMRVFVTVVDRNGFNSAAEALGMSTASVTRQVAWLEKRLGLRLLNRTTRRVSPSSVGTAYYQRCQVLLAEFDDMEAAVGEQALTPSGTLRINAPFSFSIARLGPRLAGYRARYPQVALDVSLSDRMVDIVEEGYDMAIRITGQVTPTLIARKLGQVQAYLCAAPAYLERAGTPRLAADIAGHEFLTYSYSPIGDELPLQGPDGETRVRVRGGLRANSGDVLREAAIAGMGIVLQPDFIAQKELEDGRLVRVLPDHQLAPIGVYAVYASRSHLAPKVRSFIDYLVEVGIEREMHGAAAP, encoded by the coding sequence ATGGATACGCTGGAAGCGATGCGCGTGTTCGTCACCGTGGTCGACCGCAACGGCTTCAACAGCGCCGCCGAGGCGCTGGGCATGTCCACCGCCAGCGTCACCAGGCAGGTGGCCTGGCTGGAGAAGCGGCTGGGCCTGCGCCTGCTCAACCGCACCACCCGCCGGGTCAGCCCGAGCAGCGTCGGCACCGCGTATTACCAGCGTTGCCAGGTGCTGCTGGCCGAGTTCGACGACATGGAGGCGGCGGTGGGGGAGCAGGCGCTGACCCCGTCCGGCACCCTGCGCATCAACGCGCCCTTCAGCTTCAGCATCGCCCGGCTGGGGCCGCGGCTGGCCGGCTACCGGGCGCGCTATCCGCAGGTCGCGCTGGACGTGTCGCTATCCGATCGCATGGTGGACATCGTCGAAGAAGGCTACGACATGGCGATCCGCATCACCGGCCAGGTCACCCCCACCCTGATCGCACGCAAACTCGGCCAGGTGCAGGCCTATCTGTGCGCCGCGCCGGCCTACCTGGAACGCGCCGGCACGCCGCGCCTGGCCGCCGACATCGCCGGCCACGAATTCCTGACCTACAGCTATTCGCCGATCGGCGACGAGCTCCCCCTGCAGGGTCCCGACGGCGAGACCCGGGTGCGGGTGCGCGGCGGGCTGCGCGCCAACAGCGGCGACGTATTGCGCGAGGCCGCCATCGCCGGCATGGGCATCGTCCTGCAGCCGGATTTCATCGCGCAGAAGGAACTGGAGGACGGGCGCCTGGTGCGGGTGCTGCCCGACCACCAGCTCGCCCCGATCGGCGTCTATGCGGTCTATGCCAGCCGCAGCCACCTGGCGCCGAAGGTGCGCAGCTTCATCGACTACTTGGTCGAGGTCGGCATCGAACGCGAGATGCACGGCGCCGCGGCGCCCTGA
- a CDS encoding DUF3297 family protein, with translation MPDTPPDHLAISPQSPFHDAQALARGVGIRFNGVERDNVEEYSVSEGWIRVQVGKARDRRGNPMTMKINGQVEAYYLEKTA, from the coding sequence ATGCCCGATACCCCTCCCGATCACCTGGCGATCAGCCCGCAGAGCCCGTTTCACGATGCGCAGGCGCTGGCGCGCGGCGTCGGCATCCGCTTCAACGGCGTGGAGCGCGACAACGTGGAGGAGTATTCGGTCAGCGAAGGCTGGATCCGCGTGCAGGTCGGCAAGGCGCGCGACCGCCGCGGCAATCCGATGACGATGAAGATCAACGGCCAGGTCGAGGCGTACTACCTGGAAAAAACCGCCTGA
- a CDS encoding DODA-type extradiol aromatic ring-opening family dioxygenase has product MSRLPSLYISHGSPMTALDPGLVGVRLADLAAALPRPRAIVVASAHWLGQRPLVGAAAQPQTIHDFGGFPRALHEMQYPAPGAPALAREVAERLECAGLQPYVDERRGLDHGVWVPLSLLYPQADIPVVPLSIQPELGPAHQLAMGRALAPLRDDGVLLIGSGSITHNLHDVGRYAEGKDAPYVRPFIDWVEQALRREDLPALLDYRRQAPFAERAHPTDEHWLPIYFAMGGAGAEGLGAQRIDAGIDAGLLAMDLYRFDGGAQHAVA; this is encoded by the coding sequence ATGTCCCGTCTGCCCTCGCTGTACATCTCGCACGGTTCGCCGATGACCGCGCTGGATCCGGGCCTGGTCGGCGTGCGCCTGGCAGACCTGGCGGCGGCGCTGCCGCGTCCGCGCGCGATCGTGGTGGCGTCGGCGCACTGGCTGGGGCAGCGGCCGTTGGTCGGCGCCGCGGCGCAGCCGCAGACCATCCACGATTTCGGCGGCTTCCCGCGCGCGCTGCACGAGATGCAGTACCCGGCGCCGGGCGCGCCGGCGCTGGCGCGCGAGGTCGCCGAACGGCTCGAATGCGCCGGCCTGCAGCCCTATGTGGACGAGCGGCGCGGCCTGGACCATGGCGTGTGGGTGCCGTTGTCGCTGCTGTACCCGCAGGCCGACATCCCGGTCGTGCCGCTGTCGATCCAGCCGGAACTCGGACCCGCGCACCAGCTGGCGATGGGCCGCGCGCTGGCGCCGCTGCGCGACGACGGCGTGCTGCTGATCGGCTCGGGCAGCATCACCCACAACCTGCACGACGTCGGCCGCTATGCCGAGGGCAAGGACGCGCCGTATGTACGCCCGTTCATCGACTGGGTGGAGCAGGCGCTGCGGCGCGAAGACCTGCCGGCCTTGCTCGACTACCGCCGCCAGGCGCCGTTCGCCGAGCGCGCGCATCCCACCGACGAGCACTGGCTGCCGATCTACTTCGCGATGGGCGGGGCCGGCGCGGAGGGTCTGGGCGCGCAGCGCATCGATGCCGGCATCGATGCCGGGCTGCTGGCGATGGACCTGTATCGGTTCGACGGCGGGGCGCAGCACGCCGTGGCCTGA
- a CDS encoding DUF6630 family protein, which yields MPDNSADYEDPDDLSGDADDDDPDTQQGLIWNLLLLINPGDDETALRQFNAYREVAGEVESDGDGWLWTLKDAIDWTSGFYVDGGDTVALIGAIDELAARWNLRIDWGGDLDDEDFLGAHDTASLLAVAYDRLREYGYSIWCWDTGGDGRAGWMALSRDDEDMQRLAAILGIDLRPGSDPF from the coding sequence ATGCCCGACAACAGCGCCGACTACGAAGACCCCGACGACCTCAGCGGCGACGCGGACGACGACGATCCGGATACCCAGCAGGGGCTGATCTGGAACCTGCTGCTGCTGATCAATCCCGGCGACGACGAAACCGCGCTGCGCCAGTTCAACGCCTATCGCGAGGTGGCGGGCGAAGTGGAGAGCGACGGCGACGGCTGGCTGTGGACACTGAAGGACGCCATCGACTGGACCTCCGGCTTCTACGTGGACGGCGGCGATACCGTAGCGCTGATCGGTGCGATCGACGAACTGGCCGCGCGCTGGAACCTGCGCATCGACTGGGGCGGCGACCTCGACGACGAGGACTTCCTCGGCGCCCACGACACCGCCTCGCTGCTGGCGGTCGCCTACGACCGCCTGCGCGAGTACGGCTACAGCATCTGGTGCTGGGACACCGGCGGTGACGGCCGCGCCGGCTGGATGGCGCTCAGCCGCGACGACGAGGACATGCAGCGGCTGGCGGCGATCCTGGGCATCGACCTGCGTCCGGGCAGCGATCCGTTCTAG
- a CDS encoding putative DNA modification/repair radical SAM protein, which translates to MNTLEKLAVLADAAKYDASCASSGADQRHSLRSGGIGSTEGMGICHSYTPDGRCVSLLKILLTNFCVFDCAYCVNRVSSNVRRARFTPAEVVKLTLDFYKRNYIEGLFLSSGIIRNSDYTMEQLVEVARQLREEHRFAGYIHLKTIPDAAPDLLAAAGRYADRLSINVELPTEQGLAQLAPEKSVGGIRAAMGELRWRIEESKEARKAERKLSAKPPRFAPAGQSTQMIVGADGADDRAILRTSHNLYGNYRLRRVYYSAFSPIPDASSKLPLQAPPLQREHRLYQADWLLRFYDFSVEEIAPEAASGMLDLDVDPKLAWALRHPERFPVDVNTAAREMLLRVPGLGTRNVERLLLARRHARLRVEDLARLRMPMKKVLPFVSVVDHHPRRRLDDTQRLRAQLAPAPRQGGLFD; encoded by the coding sequence GTGAATACCCTCGAAAAGCTCGCCGTGCTCGCCGACGCGGCCAAATACGACGCCTCCTGCGCTTCCAGCGGCGCGGACCAGCGCCATTCGTTGCGCAGTGGCGGCATCGGCAGCACCGAGGGCATGGGCATCTGCCATTCGTACACGCCCGATGGCCGCTGCGTGTCGCTGCTGAAGATCCTGCTGACCAACTTCTGCGTGTTCGATTGCGCGTACTGCGTCAACCGCGTGTCCAGCAACGTGCGCCGCGCGCGCTTCACCCCGGCCGAGGTGGTCAAGCTCACCCTGGATTTCTACAAGCGCAACTACATCGAAGGCCTGTTCCTGTCCAGCGGCATCATCCGCAACAGCGACTACACGATGGAGCAACTGGTGGAGGTGGCGCGGCAGCTGCGCGAGGAGCATCGCTTCGCCGGCTACATCCATCTCAAGACCATTCCCGATGCGGCGCCGGACCTGCTGGCCGCGGCCGGCCGCTACGCCGACCGGCTCAGCATCAATGTCGAGCTGCCGACCGAACAGGGCCTGGCCCAGCTGGCGCCGGAGAAGAGCGTCGGCGGCATCCGCGCGGCGATGGGCGAGCTGCGCTGGCGCATCGAGGAAAGCAAGGAGGCGCGCAAGGCCGAGCGCAAGCTCAGCGCCAAGCCACCGCGTTTCGCGCCGGCCGGGCAGAGCACGCAGATGATCGTCGGCGCGGATGGGGCCGACGACCGCGCGATCCTGCGCACCAGCCATAATCTCTACGGCAATTACCGGCTGCGGCGGGTCTATTACTCCGCGTTCAGTCCGATTCCCGATGCGTCCTCGAAGCTGCCGTTGCAGGCGCCGCCGTTGCAGCGCGAGCATCGTTTGTACCAGGCCGATTGGCTGCTGCGGTTCTACGATTTCTCGGTGGAGGAGATCGCGCCGGAGGCGGCCAGCGGCATGCTCGATCTGGATGTGGATCCCAAGCTTGCCTGGGCATTGCGGCATCCGGAGCGGTTTCCGGTGGATGTGAATACGGCGGCGCGGGAGATGTTGTTGCGGGTGCCGGGCCTGGGGACGCGCAATGTGGAGCGGTTGTTGTTGGCGCGGCGGCATGCGCGGTTGCGGGTCGAGGATCTGGCGCGGTTGCGGATGCCGATGAAGAAGGTGCTGCCGTTCGTCAGTGTGGTGGATCATCATCCGCGGCGGCGCCTGGACGATACGCAGCGGTTGCGTGCGCAGTTGGCGCCGGCGCCGCGGCAGGGTGGGTTGTTTGATTGA